One genomic region from Alteromonas pelagimontana encodes:
- a CDS encoding HDOD domain-containing protein, which produces MSTQNALLTILVEKINNDTMVLPTLPAIALKVRKAADDPDINLNAMGDVIGQDPSLSARMIKIANSAYLGRSVKVNSISQAVTRIGLRQIKNIATALAMEQLFVSKNELVSQYMKREWENTVNVVANSMAALQTYMARTKKRELSLDTMTLAALVHNIGVLPILTEAERHEEVFANPTFLEDAIDKLSCPIGGSIMRVWGFGDTFISVSENWNDLSVIPSNLSYLDFVRVGAALSGQLESQKDAVLNLAVQRGLVENLNELNSEEFKDMRDSAKLIFA; this is translated from the coding sequence ATGTCTACACAAAACGCGCTACTCACAATTCTCGTCGAAAAAATCAATAACGATACTATGGTGTTACCCACACTGCCGGCGATTGCTTTAAAAGTACGCAAAGCGGCAGATGATCCAGATATAAATTTGAATGCGATGGGAGACGTGATCGGACAAGATCCATCGTTAAGCGCCAGAATGATTAAAATCGCCAACAGCGCTTACTTAGGAAGATCCGTCAAGGTTAACTCGATTAGTCAGGCAGTCACGCGGATTGGATTACGGCAAATTAAAAATATTGCCACTGCGTTAGCCATGGAACAACTCTTCGTTTCCAAAAATGAATTGGTTAGCCAGTACATGAAAAGAGAGTGGGAGAATACCGTTAATGTGGTAGCCAATTCTATGGCTGCACTGCAAACCTATATGGCGCGGACGAAGAAGCGTGAATTGAGCCTGGATACGATGACCCTGGCAGCGCTTGTTCATAATATTGGTGTACTCCCCATTTTGACAGAAGCAGAACGTCACGAAGAAGTGTTTGCGAATCCTACTTTTCTTGAAGATGCTATCGATAAGCTCTCTTGCCCCATCGGCGGTAGCATAATGCGGGTGTGGGGCTTTGGTGATACATTTATTTCTGTTTCTGAAAATTGGAACGATTTGTCTGTGATCCCTTCCAACCTTTCTTACCTGGACTTCGTTCGAGTAGGCGCAGCCCTTTCTGGACAATTGGAAAGCCAAAAAGATGCGGTACTGAATTTGGCGGTGCAAAGAGGTCTGGTAGAAAACCTAAATGAACTTAATTCCGAAGAATTCAAAGATATGCGTGACAGCGCGAAGTTAATATTTGCCTAA
- a CDS encoding dipeptidyl-peptidase 3 family protein has protein sequence MKTTLFKLHKLTSAVAAATFCLTACSPAKDEIASQVVPDVNQVQQTDQTLLVDRARLDIYRPVKLTTDLSRLSDNQKSMLSLLIDAAKIMDDLFWKQAFYTNENAFLSQLKDEDIKHFAAINYGPWDRLNGDAAFLNGYDMKPLGAEFYPHDMTKEEFNSAKMDDKNGQYSLVKRNQEGKLYTVPYSQAYKSELTEAAELLRKAATLAEDASFANYLKMRADALLSNNYQPSDMAWMDMKTNPVELVIGPIETYEDQLFGYRAAFEAYVLIKDMKWSEQLAKYAQFLPELQKGLPVPNEYKAEIPGSDADLNAYDVIYYGGHSNAGSKTIAINLPNDEQVQLEKGTRRLQLKNAMRAKFDHIMMPIAQELISPEQRDHITFDAFFANTMFHEVAHGLGIKNTIDGNSTVRAALKEHASALEEGKADILGLYMIQSLLEKGEITTGELKDYYVTFLAGIFRSVRFGASSAHGKANMIRFNFFAERGAFEKGQDGFYKVNMEKMGEAVKALSRLILTLQGDGDYKGVGKLVEEKGTIKPDLASDLAKLEKANIPVDVYFEQGKKVIGL, from the coding sequence ATGAAAACAACATTATTCAAACTGCATAAACTAACGTCGGCAGTTGCTGCCGCTACCTTTTGCCTTACAGCGTGTAGCCCAGCGAAGGATGAAATAGCTTCTCAAGTTGTACCCGATGTAAATCAAGTCCAGCAGACTGATCAGACCCTGTTGGTTGACCGTGCCCGCCTGGATATCTATCGGCCGGTAAAATTAACCACTGATCTTTCCCGATTATCTGATAACCAGAAATCTATGCTGAGCTTGCTTATTGACGCAGCAAAAATTATGGATGATCTGTTTTGGAAGCAGGCTTTTTACACCAATGAAAATGCTTTTCTCTCTCAGCTTAAAGATGAAGACATCAAGCATTTCGCTGCTATTAACTATGGTCCTTGGGACAGGTTAAACGGTGATGCCGCATTTTTAAACGGCTACGACATGAAGCCGTTGGGCGCTGAGTTTTACCCCCATGATATGACCAAAGAAGAATTTAACAGTGCCAAAATGGACGATAAAAACGGACAATATTCTTTAGTTAAGCGAAATCAGGAAGGCAAATTATACACCGTCCCTTACTCACAAGCCTATAAAAGCGAACTCACCGAAGCCGCAGAACTGCTACGTAAAGCCGCAACGCTAGCAGAAGATGCCAGCTTTGCTAATTACCTGAAGATGCGCGCCGATGCTTTGTTAAGCAACAACTATCAGCCTTCTGATATGGCATGGATGGATATGAAAACCAATCCGGTTGAGCTAGTTATTGGACCGATTGAAACCTACGAAGATCAGTTGTTTGGCTACCGCGCAGCATTTGAAGCTTATGTATTGATAAAAGACATGAAGTGGAGCGAGCAACTTGCAAAGTACGCGCAGTTTTTACCTGAGCTGCAGAAAGGTTTGCCTGTACCCAATGAATATAAGGCCGAAATTCCCGGTTCAGATGCCGATTTAAACGCTTATGATGTCATTTATTATGGCGGCCATTCAAATGCTGGTAGCAAGACCATTGCTATCAACCTTCCCAACGACGAGCAGGTTCAGTTGGAAAAAGGTACTCGTCGTCTCCAATTAAAAAATGCGATGCGGGCCAAATTTGATCATATTATGATGCCTATCGCGCAAGAACTGATCAGCCCGGAGCAACGTGACCACATCACGTTTGATGCGTTTTTCGCCAATACGATGTTTCATGAAGTGGCCCATGGACTGGGAATAAAGAATACCATCGACGGCAACAGTACCGTTCGCGCTGCATTAAAGGAACACGCTTCTGCACTTGAAGAAGGTAAAGCCGATATTTTGGGGCTTTACATGATTCAAAGCTTATTGGAGAAGGGAGAAATTACCACCGGAGAACTAAAAGATTATTATGTTACTTTTCTGGCCGGCATTTTTCGCTCAGTTCGCTTTGGCGCTTCAAGTGCTCACGGCAAAGCCAATATGATCCGCTTTAACTTCTTCGCTGAACGGGGTGCATTTGAAAAAGGTCAGGATGGCTTCTATAAGGTGAATATGGAAAAAATGGGCGAAGCGGTAAAAGCCCTGTCTCGCCTTATTTTAACGCTACAGGGCGATGGCGATTATAAAGGCGTGGGCAAACTGGTTGAGGAAAAAGGAACAATTAAACCTGACTTGGCTTCTGATTTAGCCAAATTAGAAAAAGCAAATATTCCCGTAGATGTCTATTTTGAACAAGGGAAAAAGGTTATCGGTTTATAA
- the phoB gene encoding phosphate regulon transcriptional regulator PhoB, translated as MSRTVLLVEDEAPIREMLKFVLEQSGFNTVEAEDVDVAQQKIREPYPDLILLDWMLPGGSGVQLAKSLKQHEFTRDIPVIMLTARGEEEDKIRGLDAGADDYVTKPFSPKELVARIKAVMRRVTPTSSEEPIEFNGLKLEPISHRVTANEEALDMGPTEFKLLHFFMTHPERVYSRELLLDNVWGTNVYVEDRTVDVHIRRLRKAVSRHGHDAMIQTVRGAGYRFSTKL; from the coding sequence ATGTCTCGAACGGTATTGTTAGTGGAAGACGAAGCGCCGATCCGCGAAATGCTTAAGTTTGTGCTTGAGCAATCGGGCTTTAATACAGTTGAAGCGGAAGACGTTGATGTAGCCCAGCAGAAAATTCGGGAGCCTTATCCTGACTTGATTCTGTTGGACTGGATGTTGCCGGGCGGTAGTGGTGTGCAGTTGGCGAAAAGCCTTAAGCAACATGAGTTTACCCGCGACATTCCTGTCATTATGCTTACCGCGCGCGGCGAAGAAGAAGATAAAATTCGCGGTCTTGACGCTGGTGCTGATGATTATGTCACTAAACCTTTTTCACCGAAGGAACTGGTGGCGCGGATTAAAGCAGTCATGCGCAGAGTGACGCCAACCTCAAGTGAAGAACCTATTGAGTTTAATGGCCTTAAACTTGAGCCGATATCGCACCGGGTTACTGCCAATGAAGAAGCTCTGGACATGGGGCCTACTGAGTTTAAGTTGCTGCACTTTTTTATGACTCATCCGGAGCGGGTTTACAGCCGCGAACTGCTTTTAGATAACGTGTGGGGAACCAACGTTTACGTCGAAGACAGAACCGTTGATGTACATATTCGACGGTTGCGTAAAGCTGTTTCCCGGCATGGCCACGATGCCATGATTCAAACGGTGCGTGGTGCCGGTTATCGGTTTTCCACTAAGTTGTAG
- a CDS encoding PstS family phosphate ABC transporter substrate-binding protein, translated as MKTYLRTGIVVLLGFLSCSTGFALAATPDVPSYERKPGVAGKITSVGSDTLANLMSFWSQEFKSMYPQVKFQIQASGSSTAPPALTEGTATIGPMSRDLKPSEIRAFVRKHGYPPTVLRVAMDAIAIFVERRNPVRGLTLEQVDALFSVTRFCGGEQPITQWKQLGLNSDEYRHPIRLFGRNSVSGTYGLFKVMALCDGDFRDTVNELPGSASVVLSVATSQDGLGYAAYGYKTAGVRALPIGKTFDSLIPLTTQTVRDETYPFARYLYLVINKSPTEALPTLEREFLHYVLSKEGQQQVQRDGYFSVPGDVLLRQRRMIE; from the coding sequence ATGAAGACGTACCTACGTACAGGCATTGTAGTTTTACTTGGCTTTCTTAGCTGTTCAACAGGTTTTGCTCTGGCGGCAACACCTGACGTGCCTTCTTACGAACGCAAACCCGGCGTTGCGGGTAAAATAACGTCGGTTGGGTCAGATACATTAGCCAATCTGATGTCGTTCTGGTCGCAAGAATTCAAATCCATGTATCCACAGGTGAAGTTTCAAATTCAGGCCTCAGGCTCTTCTACCGCACCCCCTGCTCTTACTGAAGGGACGGCCACTATCGGCCCTATGAGCCGTGACCTTAAACCCAGCGAAATTCGTGCCTTTGTACGCAAGCACGGCTATCCGCCAACGGTACTGAGAGTGGCGATGGACGCTATAGCCATTTTTGTGGAGCGACGTAATCCTGTTCGGGGTCTTACGCTTGAGCAGGTTGACGCACTGTTTTCGGTCACACGCTTTTGCGGAGGGGAACAACCTATTACCCAGTGGAAGCAATTGGGGCTCAACAGCGACGAATACCGCCATCCCATTCGCTTGTTCGGTCGTAACTCGGTTTCCGGTACCTACGGACTGTTTAAGGTTATGGCATTATGCGACGGCGATTTTCGCGATACGGTGAACGAGCTACCGGGATCGGCGTCTGTAGTATTGTCTGTTGCCACCAGTCAGGACGGATTGGGATATGCCGCATACGGTTATAAAACCGCTGGCGTGCGGGCGTTACCTATTGGCAAGACATTCGACTCTCTGATCCCACTGACAACGCAGACGGTAAGAGACGAAACATATCCTTTTGCACGCTATCTTTATCTTGTAATTAATAAATCCCCAACGGAAGCGTTACCCACGCTGGAACGGGAATTTTTGCATTATGTTTTATCCAAAGAAGGCCAGCAGCAGGTACAGCGAGATGGCTATTTTTCTGTACCAGGCGACGTGTTGTTACGGCAGCGCCGGATGATTGAGTAA
- the rdgC gene encoding recombination-associated protein RdgC, producing MWFKNIKAYQITQPISLDDDDLQNALSENAFRPCGKQETATMGFASPFSQSGKESVMFHKVQERYWITVKKQERILPAVVVNAELAEKVAHIEAETGSPVGKKAQQDLKQEIMHQLLPQAFTKNSYTHGFISIPDNLVVVDASADGKAEAYLALVRKAIQSLPVVPLARRSLQSELTHWLTEGTPEAISLLEEAELKSVDDMESVIRCKNQPLDSDEITLHLDSGKLVQKVGFEYRDVLTAIIAEDGSFKRLKFTDRMKEENEDIPKDQVEARMDAEFALMSAELCQFLDYIRKELKLVE from the coding sequence ATGTGGTTTAAAAATATAAAAGCGTATCAAATTACCCAGCCCATCTCACTTGATGATGATGATTTACAAAATGCATTGAGCGAAAATGCCTTCCGTCCTTGTGGGAAACAGGAAACAGCGACTATGGGTTTCGCCTCGCCGTTCTCGCAATCAGGCAAAGAAAGTGTCATGTTCCATAAAGTGCAGGAACGGTACTGGATTACGGTGAAAAAGCAGGAACGTATATTACCTGCAGTAGTAGTAAATGCGGAGCTGGCCGAAAAAGTGGCGCATATTGAAGCAGAAACTGGCTCACCGGTAGGGAAAAAGGCCCAGCAGGATCTGAAGCAGGAAATTATGCATCAGTTGTTACCGCAGGCTTTTACCAAGAACTCTTATACTCATGGCTTCATTTCCATTCCCGACAATCTTGTTGTTGTAGACGCATCCGCAGATGGTAAAGCCGAAGCCTATTTAGCGTTGGTGCGTAAGGCTATTCAGTCACTTCCTGTTGTACCGTTGGCCCGCAGAAGCCTGCAAAGTGAATTAACTCATTGGCTGACGGAAGGCACGCCAGAGGCTATTTCTCTGTTAGAAGAAGCAGAACTTAAATCGGTAGATGATATGGAAAGCGTTATCCGCTGTAAAAATCAGCCTTTGGATAGCGACGAAATTACCCTACATTTAGATTCCGGCAAACTGGTACAGAAAGTTGGCTTTGAATATCGGGATGTGTTAACTGCAATCATTGCAGAAGATGGTTCTTTCAAACGCCTTAAGTTCACCGACCGCATGAAAGAAGAAAACGAAGACATTCCAAAAGATCAGGTTGAGGCCCGTATGGATGCCGAATTTGCCTTAATGTCTGCTGAGCTTTGCCAGTTCCTTGATTACATTCGAAAAGAACTAAAACTGGTAGAATAA
- a CDS encoding helix-turn-helix domain-containing protein has translation MKSQDSLSRQIATQLKKQRQAKGWSLDKLARASGVSKAMLGQIERQESSPTIATLWKIATGIESSFSSFIAGEAEGENTTSGSHGSDISAFANDPHMHVKTLFPFTPSTGFEVFEITLLNHHEQLSSAHRAGVLEHIHVLEGKLEIKQGEEWILLAQEQSFVLNAAMEHGYKARSKNVRFMDIIYYPK, from the coding sequence TTGAAGAGCCAAGACAGCCTTTCCCGCCAAATCGCCACTCAACTTAAAAAGCAACGACAAGCGAAAGGCTGGTCGCTAGACAAGCTCGCCCGGGCCAGCGGCGTCTCAAAAGCAATGTTGGGGCAAATAGAACGCCAGGAATCCAGCCCTACTATTGCTACATTGTGGAAGATCGCCACCGGCATTGAGAGTTCGTTTTCATCGTTTATTGCCGGAGAAGCTGAGGGGGAAAACACCACAAGCGGTTCCCATGGTTCTGATATCAGCGCCTTTGCCAATGATCCTCATATGCACGTAAAAACGCTTTTTCCTTTTACCCCGTCGACTGGCTTTGAAGTATTTGAAATAACCCTGTTAAACCATCATGAACAGCTTTCTTCTGCACACCGGGCTGGCGTGCTGGAACATATTCATGTACTGGAGGGCAAACTAGAAATAAAGCAGGGTGAGGAGTGGATTTTGCTGGCTCAGGAACAATCATTTGTGCTGAATGCCGCTATGGAACATGGCTATAAAGCGCGAAGCAAAAATGTTCGCTTTATGGATATTATTTATTACCCGAAATAG
- a CDS encoding histidine triad nucleotide-binding protein — MSETIFDKIISREIPADIIYDDDLVLAFNDINAQAPIHFLVIPKKPIATINDISDDDRMVVGHMMLVAAKLAKKMGFAEEGYRTVMNCNEFGGQSVYHIHLHVLAGKLMGWPPYTDRPKQLE; from the coding sequence ATGTCAGAAACTATATTCGATAAAATCATTTCCCGGGAAATACCGGCTGATATTATTTACGATGACGATCTCGTTTTGGCGTTTAATGACATTAATGCCCAGGCCCCCATTCACTTTCTGGTGATTCCGAAAAAGCCTATCGCGACTATAAACGATATTTCTGATGATGATCGTATGGTGGTGGGACATATGATGCTGGTGGCTGCCAAACTGGCCAAAAAAATGGGTTTCGCAGAAGAAGGGTATCGCACAGTGATGAACTGTAATGAGTTTGGTGGTCAATCTGTGTATCACATTCACTTGCATGTGTTAGCTGGCAAATTGATGGGGTGGCCGCCTTATACTGACAGACCTAAGCAACTTGAATAA
- a CDS encoding DUF4282 domain-containing protein — MRNIFFFDAMLTPKIITVVYWLLLASAFIGGLTTMFFGYNSNFIYGVALTIAGCIGARIWCELLIVLFKINSNLQKLADKVEQ; from the coding sequence ATGAGAAATATCTTCTTTTTTGACGCAATGCTCACCCCTAAAATTATCACTGTGGTTTATTGGTTATTACTCGCTAGTGCGTTTATCGGTGGCCTTACTACGATGTTCTTTGGCTACAACAGTAATTTCATATATGGCGTAGCCCTTACCATCGCAGGATGTATCGGCGCGCGAATCTGGTGTGAATTACTTATTGTATTATTTAAAATAAACAGTAACTTGCAGAAGCTTGCTGATAAGGTAGAACAGTAA
- the phoR gene encoding phosphate regulon sensor histidine kinase PhoR, translated as MYYPFSWLRSIIRLATYLLIFALIGLYLDDMLFAVALGTVGLLILNYWHLYKLNHWLWHSRKMSPPTVSGVWEYIYEGIYYLQRRNRNKRKELGELVKRFREGSEALPDAAVVVDSKACIIWCNRLARLELGLKWPTDAGRRLDNLIRHPQFIEYFHAGDFNYPIEVPAPTNPNKTFEYRVMPYGDEHLLLIARDVTRVSQLEEMRKDFVANVSHELRTPLTVISGYIEILADNDEDNPFVAKAFKEMSSQTHRMQSLIEDLLVLSRIEASSERIYEHVVDMPATFALMEREAQALNKEKQHRITFHVDKSLKVFGVETELRSACSNLVFNAVHYTPAGGTIDVYWQRVEHGVQFAVKDNGDGIEQNHLARLTERFYRVDKARSRKTGGSGLGLSIVKHVLSHHNSQLDITSSVGKGSTFSFTLQEELIAEQ; from the coding sequence ATGTATTATCCTTTTTCATGGTTAAGAAGCATTATCCGGCTGGCTACATATCTGCTTATCTTTGCTCTGATCGGCCTGTATCTGGACGACATGCTGTTTGCTGTAGCGTTAGGCACAGTAGGTTTGTTAATTCTCAATTACTGGCATCTTTATAAGCTTAATCACTGGTTGTGGCACAGCCGTAAAATGTCGCCTCCCACCGTCAGCGGCGTATGGGAATATATCTACGAAGGAATTTATTATCTCCAGCGGCGCAACCGCAATAAGCGTAAGGAATTGGGGGAGCTGGTAAAACGATTTCGCGAAGGCTCTGAAGCCTTACCTGATGCTGCTGTAGTGGTAGATTCCAAAGCCTGTATCATTTGGTGCAATCGATTGGCGCGGCTGGAGCTGGGCCTGAAGTGGCCTACTGATGCCGGCAGAAGGTTAGACAATCTGATTCGTCACCCGCAGTTTATCGAATACTTTCATGCCGGCGATTTTAATTATCCCATTGAAGTACCCGCACCAACTAATCCCAATAAAACCTTTGAATACAGAGTAATGCCGTACGGCGATGAACACTTGTTGCTGATAGCACGGGATGTAACGCGAGTGTCTCAGCTTGAGGAAATGCGTAAAGACTTTGTCGCCAACGTATCCCACGAATTGCGTACCCCGCTTACTGTTATCAGCGGCTACATTGAGATTCTAGCGGATAATGACGAAGACAATCCATTTGTAGCTAAAGCATTTAAGGAGATGTCATCACAAACTCACCGTATGCAAAGTTTAATTGAGGATTTACTGGTGTTGTCCCGCATAGAAGCCAGTTCTGAAAGAATTTATGAACATGTGGTAGATATGCCAGCCACCTTTGCGCTGATGGAGCGTGAAGCGCAGGCGTTAAATAAAGAGAAACAGCACCGGATTACCTTTCATGTGGATAAATCGTTGAAGGTATTTGGGGTCGAAACCGAACTGCGCAGCGCGTGCTCAAATCTGGTTTTTAACGCCGTACATTATACGCCGGCTGGGGGCACAATTGATGTTTACTGGCAGCGCGTTGAGCACGGGGTTCAGTTTGCTGTGAAAGATAACGGCGACGGGATTGAGCAAAATCATCTGGCGCGACTTACCGAGCGCTTTTACCGGGTGGACAAAGCCCGCTCACGGAAAACGGGCGGCTCCGGCTTGGGTCTTTCGATTGTAAAGCACGTTTTAAGTCATCATAATTCGCAACTGGATATCACCAGTTCTGTGGGTAAAGGAAGTACATTTTCCTTTACTCTCCAAGAGGAGCTGATTGCGGAGCAATAA
- a CDS encoding sensor histidine kinase, translating to MATVKTGLSRKLLTRVLSVYFVLTLIVTIGQIFTEYLSTKNHIESELQTLKNTFSISLTRAIWELNTPQAISIAEGLMELPIVEGVQIRDENGDYIADLGLTIAQSREPVDVGIMRDHSGGVFGYSFPLIFEFSGRASNVGDVTLYSSFDIIFGRIEVGVFFLIGNAIVKTAFLVFLFMTAFRHMLSEPLGEITDQMSAFDPEHPQDSKIAVTIEDDNELRQLQYSYNQVIDDLILSQETLQGTQEKLRQANKKLDDQNLILEQEVAKKTASLSQIMLDLEQQKDELIANQRELRQENENRQYIEDELRKRNAELAKSMDTLNLAKNQLVESERMASLGGLVAGITHDVNTPIGVSVTAASFMQDRIQHLQTAFENKTLTAKSMTNFLDEAEQTTQLLISNLNRASDLIASFKQVAVDQTSEAERVFNLNNYLHEILQSLQPSFKQTQHDVVIHCPEDLEIRCAPGVIAQITTNMIMNSLVHGFDNIDNGEMAITVTEEDEEIVFKYDDNGKGLNDNDLNRLFDAFFTTKRGQGGSGLGTHIMYNLVTQALGGRIEATSEPGKGLHYTVRFPKRS from the coding sequence ATGGCGACCGTAAAGACAGGATTGTCGAGAAAGCTGTTAACTCGTGTTCTCTCGGTCTATTTTGTATTAACACTTATAGTCACAATTGGGCAGATATTCACAGAATATCTTAGCACTAAGAACCATATTGAGAGCGAATTACAAACGCTTAAAAACACGTTTTCCATTAGTCTTACCCGCGCTATATGGGAACTTAACACACCGCAGGCTATTTCCATAGCCGAAGGACTGATGGAACTTCCTATTGTGGAAGGCGTGCAGATCAGAGATGAAAATGGCGATTATATTGCTGATCTTGGGCTTACCATTGCGCAATCCCGAGAACCGGTAGATGTTGGCATTATGCGCGACCACAGTGGGGGCGTTTTTGGCTACAGCTTTCCGCTGATTTTTGAGTTTTCAGGACGCGCGTCCAACGTCGGCGATGTTACGCTTTATTCAAGTTTTGACATTATCTTCGGCCGCATTGAAGTAGGGGTATTTTTCCTCATCGGCAATGCTATAGTGAAAACCGCCTTTTTAGTATTTCTGTTTATGACCGCCTTTCGTCATATGCTGTCTGAACCGCTGGGGGAAATTACCGACCAGATGAGTGCGTTTGATCCTGAGCATCCACAGGATTCAAAAATTGCTGTTACGATAGAGGATGATAACGAGTTACGGCAATTGCAGTACTCGTACAATCAGGTCATCGATGATCTTATTCTTTCGCAGGAAACGCTGCAGGGAACGCAGGAAAAACTGCGCCAGGCTAATAAAAAGCTGGATGATCAAAACCTTATTCTTGAGCAGGAAGTCGCCAAGAAGACCGCGTCCTTATCGCAAATTATGCTGGACCTTGAACAACAGAAAGACGAACTGATTGCCAATCAGCGCGAACTTCGTCAGGAAAATGAAAACCGTCAGTACATAGAAGATGAACTACGCAAACGCAATGCTGAACTGGCTAAATCCATGGACACGCTTAATCTGGCTAAAAATCAACTGGTAGAATCCGAACGAATGGCGTCGTTAGGCGGATTGGTGGCCGGAATTACTCATGATGTAAATACACCGATTGGGGTAAGCGTAACCGCAGCAAGCTTCATGCAGGACCGTATTCAACATTTACAGACCGCGTTTGAGAACAAAACGCTTACTGCAAAATCAATGACAAACTTTTTAGATGAAGCTGAACAGACGACGCAGCTTTTAATCAGCAATCTTAATCGTGCTTCCGATCTTATCGCCAGCTTTAAACAAGTCGCGGTAGATCAAACCAGTGAAGCGGAGCGCGTGTTTAACCTGAACAATTACCTGCACGAAATTCTGCAGTCGCTGCAACCCAGCTTTAAGCAAACTCAGCATGATGTCGTTATTCATTGTCCGGAAGACCTGGAAATTCGCTGCGCTCCGGGCGTTATCGCGCAAATTACAACCAATATGATAATGAACTCATTGGTTCATGGCTTCGACAACATCGACAACGGCGAGATGGCCATAACGGTGACTGAGGAAGATGAAGAAATTGTGTTTAAGTACGACGATAACGGCAAAGGCCTGAATGACAACGATTTGAATCGGTTGTTTGACGCGTTCTTTACGACTAAGCGCGGACAGGGCGGCAGCGGGTTGGGCACCCACATCATGTATAATCTGGTAACGCAAGCTTTAGGTGGACGTATTGAGGCCACCAGTGAACCAGGAAAAGGGCTGCACTACACCGTTCGTTTCCCTAAACGCAGCTAA
- a CDS encoding benzoate/H(+) symporter BenE family transporter — protein sequence MVSAIRLSHVAAGLTAVVVGYSSAVVLVIEAARTAGATPAMVISWLLILGLGMGATCIFYSCLYRVPVITAWSTPGAAFLIGVVKDYPLNEVVGAFSIAAVFSLVTARSQFLMRKIDAIPPAISAAMLAGILVPICLGVFTDAAEYPLLIVSFLILYIGGGLLFPRYLMLMLLAAAMVASVLVGDIAQLEWSVTVPRLEWVTPHFSLASTIGLALPLFLITMLSQNLPGIAISKSYDFKPDNRAVLTGLALLQLVTGPFGGFTFNFAAITAAICMGDDADPKRSERYKAAIMAGIGYLIFGALASVVVLIFTHMPAVIVHLLAGLALIATLKSSLFKALENSQYRHGAILTFLCSASGLLFAQLSAPVWGLVLGLTVTGLEKLKIRKSESLH from the coding sequence ATGGTAAGCGCAATCCGTTTAAGTCACGTCGCTGCAGGATTGACCGCAGTGGTGGTAGGCTATAGCAGTGCCGTGGTATTGGTAATTGAAGCTGCCCGCACGGCTGGTGCCACTCCCGCAATGGTTATCAGCTGGTTACTGATATTGGGACTAGGTATGGGAGCAACTTGTATCTTTTACTCCTGCCTGTACCGTGTGCCTGTAATCACCGCCTGGTCTACACCCGGTGCGGCTTTTCTCATTGGTGTGGTAAAAGATTATCCGCTTAACGAGGTGGTAGGCGCGTTCAGCATTGCTGCGGTATTTTCGCTTGTGACAGCCCGCAGCCAGTTTCTTATGCGCAAAATTGACGCTATTCCTCCGGCAATTTCTGCCGCCATGCTTGCCGGTATTCTTGTTCCAATTTGCCTTGGCGTGTTTACAGACGCGGCAGAATATCCTTTGCTGATTGTGAGTTTTCTCATCTTGTATATAGGTGGTGGTCTGCTTTTCCCGCGCTATTTAATGCTGATGTTGTTAGCCGCTGCCATGGTAGCCAGTGTGTTAGTGGGCGATATAGCCCAGCTTGAATGGTCAGTTACTGTTCCGCGGTTAGAATGGGTAACGCCGCATTTTTCACTTGCATCAACCATCGGGCTGGCGTTGCCGCTGTTTTTAATCACTATGCTGTCTCAGAACTTGCCGGGCATAGCGATATCCAAAAGTTATGATTTTAAGCCAGACAATCGCGCCGTATTAACAGGTCTCGCTTTACTCCAACTGGTGACGGGGCCATTTGGCGGATTTACCTTCAATTTTGCAGCCATTACTGCTGCCATTTGTATGGGGGACGATGCTGATCCCAAACGCTCAGAGCGGTACAAAGCCGCCATAATGGCAGGAATCGGTTATCTTATTTTCGGCGCTCTTGCGTCTGTGGTGGTGTTGATATTTACTCATATGCCAGCGGTGATTGTACATTTACTTGCTGGGCTTGCTTTAATTGCCACTTTAAAGAGCTCACTATTTAAAGCGTTGGAAAATTCTCAGTATCGCCACGGGGCAATTCTCACATTTTTATGCTCAGCGTCAGGTTTACTGTTTGCGCAGTTGAGCGCTCCTGTGTGGGGGCTAGTGTTAGGTTTAACAGTGACAGGCCTGGAAAAACTTAAAATCAGAAAAAGCGAGTCGCTACATTAA